The Streptomyces phaeolivaceus genome has a window encoding:
- a CDS encoding GAF domain-containing protein — MNVVALNETVLKNARPEVDLWLAEFVERNGGLVGSVHLSEPAEEGEIVLVASYNLPVSVRNGTAVIPIGKGMAGTAARRREAVAIRDFQADTTGVAVRAGRAAGAKGSLTVPVFAATDDTHLVAVIGLGFPEVHDFTPEDIARYTEDATTVRAVL, encoded by the coding sequence ATGAACGTCGTCGCCCTGAACGAGACCGTCCTGAAGAACGCCCGCCCCGAAGTGGACCTGTGGCTCGCGGAGTTCGTGGAGCGGAACGGTGGCCTCGTCGGCTCCGTCCATCTCTCCGAGCCCGCCGAGGAGGGCGAGATCGTCCTCGTCGCCTCGTACAACCTGCCGGTGTCGGTGCGCAACGGCACCGCCGTCATCCCGATCGGCAAGGGCATGGCGGGTACGGCCGCGCGGCGCCGGGAGGCGGTGGCCATCCGTGACTTCCAGGCCGACACGACCGGCGTCGCCGTCCGCGCGGGCCGCGCCGCCGGCGCCAAGGGCTCCCTCACCGTCCCCGTCTTCGCCGCGACGGACGACACCCACCTCGTCGCCGTCATCGGCCTGGGCTTCCCGGAGGTCCATGACTTCACCCCCGAGGACATAGCGAGGTACACGGAGGACGCGACGACGGTACGCGCGGTGCTCTGA
- a CDS encoding gamma-glutamylcyclotransferase family protein, producing the protein MLPFFVYGTLRPGEHNHDLFLRGRTRAEKPARMRGLTLYDGPGYPYAVEETGGGARGPAGGRGGGVSGEIVTARPESYAELLRTLDELEEYVPGDPTNLYERVARGATLADGTVVRAWVYIAAPTVAARLRAGGKPIEGGDWRTRG; encoded by the coding sequence GTGCTCCCCTTCTTCGTCTACGGCACCCTGCGCCCCGGCGAGCACAACCACGACCTCTTCCTGCGCGGCCGAACCCGCGCCGAGAAGCCGGCCCGGATGCGCGGCCTGACGCTGTACGACGGCCCCGGCTACCCCTACGCGGTGGAGGAGACCGGCGGGGGAGCGCGAGGGCCGGCGGGCGGGCGAGGCGGCGGGGTGAGCGGCGAGATCGTCACCGCCCGGCCCGAGTCCTACGCCGAACTCCTGCGCACCCTCGACGAGTTGGAGGAGTACGTCCCGGGCGACCCCACGAACCTCTACGAGCGGGTGGCACGCGGGGCGACCCTCGCCGACGGCACGGTCGTACGGGCCTGGGTGTACATCGCCGCCCCGACCGTCGCCGCCCGCCTGCGGGCCGGGGGCAAGCCGATCGAGGGCGGGGACTGGCGCACACGCGGCTGA
- a CDS encoding TIGR03943 family putative permease subunit, with translation MKRPLQALLLLLSGLGLLHATVLTDHYLRYVKEGMHPLLVASGVLLLALGTAEAWSVWRRTGRDERTSHDHDGHDHDGDHGDGDHGHGHDHSTPPRVAWLLLLPALSLLFYAPPAIGAYTASREAPKAVTVTEQDDFDPLPKTSPLPMTLTDFTRRVQQDRDRAIDGRLVQLTGFVTPDKETSGKETSGKDDGGSGDGTADGTTGWYLTRVMFSCCAADAQFVKVRVHGTPPPPADTWVTLTGTWHPSGTLGTGSAGAALDAHGIKEIARPSNGYTDALPLPAPTS, from the coding sequence GTGAAACGCCCCCTGCAGGCGCTCCTTCTCCTCCTCAGCGGCCTCGGCCTCCTCCACGCCACCGTCCTCACCGACCACTACCTGCGGTACGTCAAGGAGGGCATGCACCCCCTCCTCGTGGCCTCGGGTGTGCTGCTGCTCGCACTGGGCACGGCGGAGGCCTGGTCGGTGTGGAGACGGACCGGAAGAGACGAACGGACGAGCCACGACCACGACGGCCACGACCACGACGGCGACCACGGCGACGGCGACCACGGCCATGGTCACGACCACTCCACCCCGCCCCGGGTCGCCTGGCTGCTGCTCCTCCCCGCCCTGAGCCTGCTCTTCTACGCCCCGCCGGCCATCGGCGCGTACACCGCCTCCCGTGAGGCCCCCAAGGCGGTGACGGTCACCGAACAGGACGACTTCGATCCTCTGCCGAAGACCTCCCCGCTCCCGATGACCCTGACCGACTTCACCCGCCGCGTGCAGCAGGACCGCGACCGGGCCATCGACGGCCGTCTCGTCCAGCTCACCGGCTTCGTCACCCCCGACAAGGAGACCTCCGGCAAGGAGACCTCCGGCAAGGACGACGGCGGCAGCGGCGATGGAACCGCCGACGGCACCACCGGCTGGTACCTGACCCGCGTCATGTTCAGCTGCTGCGCCGCCGACGCCCAGTTCGTGAAGGTACGTGTGCACGGCACCCCGCCCCCGCCCGCCGACACCTGGGTCACCCTCACCGGCACCTGGCACCCCTCCGGCACCCTCGGCACCGGCTCCGCCGGGGCGGCCCTCGACGCCCACGGCATCAAGGAGATCGCCCGCCCGTCCAACGGCTACACGGACGCCCTCCCGCTTCCGGCCCCCACCTCATGA
- a CDS encoding permease has translation MQKTDEPAEGAVTAESEEAAAEPEIAVVVHEASRRDTPHGAHRPGGRSHDRDHHRDHHRDGDGDLDPDADPAPAPDHNWPRHWPLLLLGAAVVPGVVLFAVGRWMEEPAVQAWRTVCLSITVQALPFLLLGTALSGAINAFVPARVFTRVLPRRPALAVPVAGAAGVVLPGCECASVPVAHSLIRRGVNPAAAFAFLLSAPAINPIVLTATAIAFPGSPAMVLARLLASLATAAAMGWLWLWLGRAEWLKPVARHTGHSPGHSRWNEFRTGFQHDFLHAGGFLVVGAMAAATFNVLVPRTVLDTFADSPWLSVLFLAALAILLSVCSEADAFVAASLTGFSPTARLTFMVVGPMVDLKLIALQTGTFGRAFAIRFSSATVVVAILCSVLIGAVLL, from the coding sequence ATGCAGAAGACAGATGAACCGGCCGAAGGGGCGGTGACGGCCGAGTCGGAGGAGGCGGCGGCGGAGCCCGAGATAGCCGTGGTGGTCCACGAGGCATCCCGCCGCGACACGCCCCACGGCGCACACCGCCCCGGCGGGCGCAGCCACGACCGTGACCACCACCGCGACCACCACCGTGACGGTGACGGTGACCTCGACCCGGACGCCGACCCCGCCCCCGCCCCCGACCACAACTGGCCCCGCCACTGGCCCCTGCTGCTCCTCGGCGCGGCGGTCGTCCCCGGTGTCGTGCTGTTCGCGGTCGGGCGGTGGATGGAGGAACCGGCCGTTCAGGCGTGGCGGACCGTCTGTCTCTCCATCACCGTGCAGGCGCTGCCGTTCCTGCTGCTCGGTACGGCCCTCTCGGGCGCCATCAACGCGTTCGTCCCGGCCCGGGTGTTCACCCGCGTACTGCCCCGCAGGCCCGCGCTCGCCGTCCCGGTCGCCGGTGCCGCCGGGGTCGTCCTGCCCGGCTGTGAGTGCGCGTCGGTGCCGGTCGCGCACAGTCTGATCCGCCGGGGCGTCAACCCGGCCGCGGCCTTCGCGTTCCTCCTCTCCGCCCCCGCCATCAACCCGATCGTGCTGACCGCCACGGCCATCGCCTTCCCCGGCAGCCCCGCCATGGTGCTGGCCCGGCTGCTCGCCTCCCTCGCCACCGCCGCCGCGATGGGCTGGCTGTGGCTCTGGCTGGGCCGCGCGGAATGGCTCAAGCCGGTCGCGCGACACACGGGACACAGCCCCGGGCACAGCCGCTGGAACGAGTTCCGGACCGGCTTCCAGCACGACTTCCTGCACGCGGGCGGCTTCCTCGTCGTCGGCGCGATGGCCGCGGCCACCTTCAACGTCCTCGTCCCGCGCACCGTGCTCGACACCTTCGCCGACTCGCCCTGGCTGTCGGTGCTGTTCCTCGCCGCGCTCGCCATCCTCCTGTCCGTGTGCTCCGAGGCGGACGCCTTCGTCGCCGCGTCCCTCACCGGCTTCTCACCCACCGCGCGGTTGACCTTCATGGTGGTCGGCCCCATGGTCGACCTGAAGCTGATCGCCCTGCAGACGGGCACCTTCGGCCGGGCCTTCGCGATCCGCTTCTCCTCCGCGACCGTCGTCGTCGCGATCCTGTGCAGCGTCCTGATCGGAGCCGTACTCCTGTGA
- a CDS encoding SsgA family sporulation/cell division regulator, producing the protein MHPAQPTRPTPPALEQRARARLITPDCEEIPVRTTLRYTPADPLAVHIDFPAGASTDDADVTWTFARALLAEGLTAPAGIGDVHLWPCGPAHTVVELHSPYGMAMIRFDTPSLRRFLRRSYAVVALGGEDLEPAVDDGLASLLDGV; encoded by the coding sequence ATGCACCCCGCGCAGCCCACCCGGCCCACGCCCCCCGCGCTCGAACAACGCGCCCGCGCCCGCCTGATCACCCCCGACTGCGAGGAGATCCCGGTACGCACCACCCTGCGCTACACCCCGGCCGACCCCCTGGCCGTGCACATCGACTTCCCGGCCGGCGCCTCCACCGACGACGCCGACGTGACCTGGACGTTCGCCCGCGCCCTGCTCGCGGAGGGCCTGACCGCGCCGGCCGGCATCGGCGACGTACACCTGTGGCCCTGCGGCCCGGCGCACACCGTCGTGGAACTCCACTCCCCGTACGGCATGGCCATGATCCGTTTCGACACGCCCTCGCTCCGCCGCTTCCTGCGCCGCTCGTACGCCGTCGTCGCGCTCGGCGGCGAGGATCTGGAACCGGCGGTCGACGACGGCCTCGCGTCTCTTCTGGACGGGGTCTGA
- a CDS encoding sigma-70 family RNA polymerase sigma factor gives MTDGLSGSATAAYTRIYEEQHPRLVAYARSLTRNSWTAEDLVAEAHFRVWRRLSGGHEIDNVPAYLMTTVRHLAAAVGTGATRETPLDPTAPERVEADVRVGDAVDPAEQVSSVDLLVRVLGQLPERWVRALWLAEAEGQPLETVGQRIGAKQGATAVLLHRAREGMRQAFLREQPGAPIDPACQVRWGRMPAYVRGTATSRQSEQLLGHVDACDDCRARLAVLMRTNDRLPALVGPALLVFVVGGGGGGGKLLLSLTAGAGGAASGLGGAGAGAGAGAGAGAGAGAGAVKIPAVVGVGAAAAAAAVVAGIVLGPLDSDAVPAQRVPVAQAPGPRVPEARSPEVVERRNAVTDAAPSARGAGGVVVVVRVGGGGRGGAGGDGGQPGVTAPEGSEAPEGAGVEEPRVTVPGGPRVEEPGVVEPGVDAPEVVEPGVDEPEVVEPGGEEPGTGYPEAEEPVGEGPGSGAGEPAVPVEEGPVEGPPVEEAPVEEAPPVETPPVEEAPVEEAPPVEVPPVEEVPGEGPPVVEVPGGEVPGPPEVVEPGVEVPVPPVEAGPEGPGGGGEGPGGGC, from the coding sequence ATGACCGACGGCCTGTCCGGGTCCGCGACCGCCGCGTACACCCGGATCTACGAGGAACAGCATCCGCGTCTCGTCGCGTACGCGCGCTCCCTCACCCGGAACTCCTGGACCGCCGAGGACCTCGTCGCCGAGGCGCACTTCCGCGTGTGGCGGCGGCTGTCCGGGGGCCACGAGATCGACAACGTACCGGCGTATCTGATGACGACGGTGCGGCATCTCGCGGCGGCGGTGGGGACCGGCGCGACGCGGGAGACGCCGCTGGATCCGACGGCGCCCGAGCGCGTCGAGGCCGATGTGCGGGTGGGCGACGCCGTCGACCCCGCCGAACAGGTTTCCTCTGTCGATCTGTTGGTGCGGGTGCTGGGGCAGTTGCCCGAGCGGTGGGTGCGGGCGCTGTGGCTGGCCGAGGCGGAGGGTCAGCCGCTGGAGACGGTGGGGCAGCGCATCGGCGCGAAGCAGGGCGCGACGGCGGTGCTGTTGCACCGGGCGCGTGAGGGGATGCGCCAGGCCTTTCTGCGCGAGCAGCCCGGTGCGCCGATCGATCCGGCGTGCCAGGTGCGTTGGGGGCGTATGCCGGCGTATGTGCGCGGTACGGCTACCTCGCGGCAGTCCGAGCAGTTGCTCGGCCATGTGGACGCGTGCGACGACTGCCGGGCGCGGCTCGCGGTGCTGATGCGCACGAACGATCGGCTGCCGGCGCTCGTCGGGCCGGCGCTGTTGGTGTTCGTGGTGGGTGGGGGTGGGGGTGGGGGCAAGCTGCTCCTTTCCCTCACGGCGGGGGCCGGTGGGGCGGCGTCGGGGCTCGGTGGGGCGGGTGCGGGTGCCGGTGCGGGTGCTGGTGCGGGTGCAGGTGCGGGTGCCGGTGCGGTGAAGATTCCGGCGGTGGTGGGGGTCGGTGCGGCTGCGGCTGCCGCCGCCGTCGTAGCCGGGATCGTGCTCGGGCCGCTGGATTCCGATGCGGTTCCCGCGCAGCGGGTGCCGGTCGCTCAGGCGCCGGGGCCGCGGGTGCCCGAGGCGCGGTCGCCCGAGGTGGTGGAGCGGCGGAACGCGGTGACTGACGCGGCGCCTTCGGCTCGGGGGGCGGGGGGCGTTGTGGTGGTTGTGCGGGTGGGGGGTGGGGGGCGTGGGGGTGCCGGTGGTGACGGGGGTCAGCCGGGGGTGACTGCGCCTGAGGGGTCTGAGGCACCTGAGGGGGCGGGTGTTGAGGAGCCTCGGGTGACTGTGCCTGGGGGGCCTCGGGTGGAGGAGCCGGGGGTTGTGGAGCCGGGGGTGGACGCGCCCGAGGTTGTGGAACCGGGGGTCGATGAGCCCGAGGTTGTGGAACCGGGTGGGGAAGAGCCCGGGACCGGTTATCCGGAGGCGGAGGAACCGGTGGGCGAGGGTCCTGGTTCTGGTGCTGGTGAGCCGGCTGTTCCTGTGGAGGAGGGGCCTGTAGAGGGGCCGCCGGTGGAGGAGGCTCCTGTGGAAGAGGCTCCTCCCGTGGAAACGCCGCCTGTTGAGGAGGCTCCGGTGGAGGAGGCTCCTCCCGTCGAGGTGCCGCCTGTGGAGGAAGTGCCTGGCGAGGGGCCGCCCGTTGTGGAGGTTCCTGGTGGGGAAGTGCCTGGTCCGCCGGAGGTGGTTGAGCCTGGGGTGGAGGTGCCTGTTCCTCCTGTGGAGGCGGGGCCGGAGGGGCCGGGGGGTGGGGGCGAGGGGCCCGGGGGCGGTTGCTGA
- a CDS encoding NADPH-dependent FMN reductase has product MKTETHTQTDTVRVTLVIGSNRTGRFGSVIAEWLLGRVREHDGFEVDVVDVAEADLPTTFASTPEATARLAEITPRLAAAEAFIVLTPEYNHSYPAGLKNLIDWHFHEWRAKPVALVSYGGMSGGLRAAEHLRQVFAELHATTVRDTVSFHNAHAAFDESGHLKDPTAPNAAARVMLDQLSWWGGALREAKRRRPYGG; this is encoded by the coding sequence ATGAAGACGGAAACGCATACGCAGACCGACACGGTGCGGGTGACGCTGGTCATCGGGAGCAATCGCACGGGCCGTTTCGGGTCGGTGATCGCCGAGTGGCTGTTGGGCCGGGTACGGGAGCACGACGGTTTCGAGGTCGACGTGGTGGATGTCGCCGAGGCGGACCTGCCCACGACGTTCGCATCGACCCCCGAGGCCACGGCGCGGCTGGCCGAGATCACGCCGAGGCTGGCGGCGGCCGAGGCGTTCATCGTGCTGACGCCCGAGTACAACCACTCGTATCCGGCGGGCCTCAAGAACCTCATCGACTGGCACTTCCACGAATGGCGCGCCAAGCCTGTCGCGCTCGTCTCCTACGGTGGGATGTCGGGCGGGCTGCGCGCGGCGGAGCACCTCCGGCAGGTGTTCGCCGAACTCCACGCCACCACCGTGCGCGACACGGTCTCCTTCCACAACGCCCACGCCGCCTTCGACGAGTCCGGCCACCTGAAGGACCCGACCGCCCCGAACGCCGCCGCGCGGGTCATGCTGGATCAGCTGTCGTGGTGGGGCGGGGCCCTGCGGGAGGCGAAACGGAGGCGGCCGTACGGGGGTTAA
- a CDS encoding class F sortase, translated as MRRLANGVIAGVTVVALCSGVWLLHSGTTSHAPPQPSAAQAHVPSGPASPPDAAVPLPPSPPDRIRIPSIRVDAPLTGLGLTAAGSLDVPPAEKENLAGWYEAGTTPGERGTSIVAGHVDNADGPAVFFRLGALKRGDTVEVDRRDGGIAVFTVDAVEVYDARDFPDAKVYGAAARPELRVITCGGGYSRATGYQGNVVVFAHLTGSRDS; from the coding sequence GTGCGTCGGCTCGCCAACGGCGTCATAGCCGGGGTCACCGTGGTCGCCCTCTGCTCCGGCGTGTGGCTGCTGCACAGCGGCACCACCTCACACGCGCCACCGCAGCCGTCGGCCGCGCAGGCCCACGTCCCGTCCGGACCGGCAAGTCCACCCGATGCGGCCGTCCCCTTGCCGCCCTCCCCTCCCGACCGCATCCGTATCCCCTCCATCCGTGTGGACGCGCCGCTGACGGGGCTCGGTCTCACGGCCGCCGGGAGTCTCGACGTCCCGCCCGCCGAGAAGGAGAATCTCGCGGGCTGGTACGAGGCCGGCACCACCCCGGGTGAGCGGGGCACCTCGATCGTCGCGGGGCATGTGGACAACGCCGACGGGCCCGCCGTCTTCTTCCGGCTCGGCGCGCTGAAGCGGGGCGACACCGTCGAGGTGGACCGGCGGGACGGCGGCATCGCGGTGTTCACGGTGGACGCGGTGGAGGTGTACGACGCACGGGACTTCCCCGACGCGAAGGTGTACGGGGCGGCGGCCCGCCCGGAGTTGCGGGTCATCACCTGCGGCGGCGGATATTCGAGGGCGACCGGCTACCAGGGGAACGTGGTCGTCTTCGCCCATCTCACGGGCAGCCGGGACAGCTGA
- a CDS encoding sulfite exporter TauE/SafE family protein: MPDISLTMVVVLCLAALAAGWIDAVVGGGGLLLLPTLLLGLPNGASAAQYALGTNKAVAIVGTTGAAVTYARRTPVDVKIAVRIGLAALAGSTAGAFVAAGMSTEVLKPVVMVVLLAVGAFVILRPSFGTTAPATGPVSARRVLAAIGLAGVGIGFYDGLVGPGTGTFLVLALTAVLHLDLVTASATAKIVNCCTNAGALATFAWKGTVYWQLAALMAVFNLVGGTVGARTALKKGSGFVRVVLLTVVFTLVAKMGYEQWVA; this comes from the coding sequence ATGCCCGACATATCGCTGACCATGGTCGTAGTCCTCTGCCTCGCCGCCCTCGCGGCCGGCTGGATCGACGCCGTGGTCGGCGGTGGCGGGCTCCTGCTCCTCCCCACTCTGCTGCTGGGCCTGCCGAACGGCGCCTCGGCCGCGCAGTACGCGCTCGGCACCAACAAGGCGGTCGCCATCGTCGGCACCACGGGCGCGGCGGTGACGTACGCCCGCCGCACACCCGTCGACGTGAAGATCGCCGTACGGATCGGTCTGGCGGCGCTCGCGGGCTCGACGGCCGGCGCGTTCGTGGCCGCCGGCATGAGCACCGAGGTCCTGAAGCCGGTGGTCATGGTCGTCCTCCTCGCGGTGGGCGCCTTCGTGATCCTGCGCCCCTCCTTCGGCACGACGGCCCCCGCGACCGGCCCGGTCTCCGCGCGCCGCGTCCTCGCCGCGATCGGCCTCGCGGGCGTCGGCATCGGCTTCTACGACGGACTCGTCGGCCCCGGCACCGGTACGTTCCTGGTCCTCGCCCTGACCGCCGTCCTCCATCTCGACCTGGTCACCGCCTCCGCCACCGCCAAGATCGTCAACTGCTGCACGAACGCGGGCGCCCTCGCGACCTTCGCCTGGAAGGGCACGGTCTACTGGCAGCTGGCGGCCCTGATGGCGGTCTTCAACCTGGTCGGCGGCACGGTGGGCGCCCGCACCGCCCTCAAGAAGGGCAGCGGCTTCGTCCGCGTCGTCCTGCTGACGGTGGTGTTCACGCTGGTGGCGAAGATGGGGTACGAGCAGTGGGTGGCGTGA